Proteins from a single region of Parasedimentitalea psychrophila:
- a CDS encoding type I restriction enzyme endonuclease domain-containing protein, producing MRIAVKKTLQRHRYPPDLTTDAVKMVLKQAEALALDFGQAA from the coding sequence ATGAGAATTGCCGTAAAGAAAACCCTGCAGCGGCATAGATATCCCCCGGATCTCACAACTGATGCTGTCAAAATGGTGTTGAAACAGGCCGAGGCTTTGGCGCTCGACTTTGGGCAAGCCGCCTGA
- a CDS encoding phospholipase D family protein, with product MGEFLSGDALSKKIQEVCKGDNVRIAAAFWGIGAVDTLFDGELPKGAKIICDISMGGTNPAELKKMRAPDNPKLRFLDGLHAKVYLSDKGCVVGSANASNNGVGFGGNPSNIEAGVFSDPETLMWKDTNIWMKSQWNFATELDEQALTRAELKWEKRSKANWNGIPPKSGGDNKSPFFQSLLADPESSGEWGFVFSHGDHWSIEDWESSEDEERTEQQKEDVSKNWNDRDFLYGFSKEQLDDFPEFFVQFYWGPRGGLQVHFLQMLTWFFSDEENGYCVISRILNADEHPGLFDLKELRGKMKPVFEFHKTRLADENLIFSSEDFVQMINRIDQAV from the coding sequence ATGGGCGAATTTTTGAGCGGAGACGCATTGTCGAAAAAGATCCAAGAGGTCTGCAAAGGCGACAATGTGCGGATCGCGGCTGCATTTTGGGGGATCGGGGCGGTTGATACGCTTTTTGATGGCGAACTGCCGAAAGGTGCGAAAATCATATGCGATATTTCGATGGGGGGAACCAATCCAGCAGAGCTTAAGAAGATGAGAGCGCCAGATAATCCGAAACTGCGTTTTCTGGATGGGCTGCATGCCAAGGTTTATCTTTCCGACAAAGGCTGCGTTGTTGGGTCTGCCAATGCGTCGAACAATGGGGTTGGCTTTGGAGGAAACCCTAGCAATATTGAAGCAGGTGTTTTTTCGGATCCGGAAACGCTGATGTGGAAAGACACAAATATATGGATGAAGAGCCAATGGAACTTCGCCACTGAGTTGGACGAACAGGCTTTGACCCGTGCCGAATTGAAGTGGGAGAAGCGAAGCAAGGCAAATTGGAATGGAATTCCTCCGAAGAGTGGCGGTGACAATAAGTCTCCATTCTTTCAGAGCCTGCTTGCCGACCCTGAAAGTTCAGGGGAATGGGGGTTTGTGTTTTCTCATGGTGATCACTGGAGCATAGAAGACTGGGAAAGCTCAGAGGATGAAGAAAGAACCGAGCAACAAAAGGAAGATGTGTCTAAGAACTGGAACGACAGAGATTTTCTTTATGGGTTCTCCAAAGAACAGCTAGATGACTTCCCTGAGTTCTTTGTTCAGTTTTACTGGGGCCCTAGAGGTGGGTTGCAAGTTCACTTTTTGCAAATGCTCACATGGTTTTTTTCGGACGAGGAAAATGGCTACTGTGTCATTTCGCGGATTCTGAACGCTGACGAGCACCCGGGGTTATTCGACCTTAAAGAGTTAAGGGGCAAAATGAAGCCGGTTTTCGAGTTCCACAAAACACGGTTAGCTGATGAAAATCTGATTTTTTCAAGTGAGGATTTTGTACAAATGATCAACCGGATTGATCAAGCGGTTTGA
- a CDS encoding DOPA 4,5-dioxygenase family protein encodes MKQLSQIISYHAHVYFDADSVDQARALCQTAASTFGLIMGRVHQRNVGPHPMWSCQLLASPVQFSELLPWLALNRDGLIVFAHPETGDHLADHRDHGIWLGTGLDLDLTIFD; translated from the coding sequence ATGAAACAACTATCCCAAATCATCAGCTATCACGCGCATGTCTATTTTGATGCCGACAGCGTCGATCAGGCCCGCGCCTTATGTCAGACAGCGGCCTCTACCTTTGGCCTGATTATGGGCCGGGTTCACCAACGCAATGTCGGGCCGCACCCCATGTGGTCCTGCCAATTGCTGGCCTCGCCAGTGCAGTTTTCCGAGCTGCTGCCCTGGTTGGCGCTAAACCGCGATGGGTTGATTGTCTTTGCCCACCCGGAAACCGGCGACCATCTGGCGGATCACCGGGATCACGGCATCTGGCTGGGCACCGGGCTGGATCTGG
- a CDS encoding DOPA 4,5-dioxygenase family protein, translating into MKQVSQIISYHAHVYFDADTVAQARALCQAAATSFGLEMGRVHQRNVGPHPMWSCQLLASPAQFSELLPWLAWWRRRLRPYRSRQ; encoded by the coding sequence ATGAAACAAGTGTCTCAAATCATCAGCTATCACGCGCATGTCTATTTCGACGCCGACACCGTCGCGCAGGCCCGCGCTTTGTGTCAGGCAGCGGCAACAAGTTTTGGCTTGGAAATGGGCCGGGTTCACCAACGCAATGTCGGACCACACCCCATGTGGTCCTGTCAGTTGCTGGCCTCTCCGGCGCAGTTTTCCGAGCTGCTGCCCTGGCTGGCGTGGTGGCGAAGAAGACTTCGACCTTATCGGTCGCGTCAATGA
- a CDS encoding SDR family NAD(P)-dependent oxidoreductase gives MTRTVLITGGAYGIGRAIAKDFSADHNLVVTWHKTPPEAILSEAPGVLAIQANLTDESAPQRVIDAVIDHFGQLDVIVNNAGAKTATPLDSFDAAAHRAILDLNLLTPAALLAAALPHLSPGAAVISITSVNAIFPPRGAATYGASKAALNLWTRAMAKELGPRGIRVNGVAPGATNVPENPRPDELTELFVKDTALGRLARAEDIAQAVRFLSSNAARSITGEILNVSGGYRL, from the coding sequence ATGACCAGAACTGTTCTTATTACTGGCGGCGCCTACGGCATTGGCCGTGCGATCGCCAAGGATTTCTCTGCGGATCACAACTTGGTGGTGACGTGGCACAAAACGCCCCCGGAGGCGATTCTATCCGAAGCGCCGGGGGTCTTGGCCATACAAGCCAACCTTACTGACGAGTCAGCGCCACAACGAGTCATCGATGCGGTTATAGATCATTTCGGGCAGCTGGACGTGATCGTCAACAACGCGGGTGCAAAGACCGCCACCCCGCTTGATAGCTTTGACGCCGCCGCTCACCGGGCCATTCTCGATCTCAACTTGCTGACGCCCGCCGCACTGCTTGCCGCAGCATTGCCGCATCTGTCCCCCGGCGCGGCTGTCATCAGCATCACATCGGTAAACGCCATATTTCCCCCACGTGGGGCGGCCACTTACGGGGCCAGCAAGGCGGCTCTCAACTTGTGGACCCGCGCCATGGCCAAGGAATTGGGCCCGCGCGGTATCCGGGTCAATGGCGTCGCGCCGGGGGCCACCAATGTCCCGGAAAATCCAAGGCCGGACGAGCTGACTGAACTTTTTGTCAAGGATACCGCTTTGGGCCGCCTCGCCCGGGCCGAAGATATTGCTCAGGCTGTGCGTTTCCTGTCGTCCAATGCGGCTCGATCCATCACCGGTGAAATTCTCAACGTCTCAGGAGGGTACAGACTGTGA